In the Leclercia sp. LSNIH1 genome, one interval contains:
- a CDS encoding DNA methyltransferase: MSNLNSDLIARIYAASDTPLTNEELYREVQRETGMSDAELQKMKAFGSDKMRTSGVKHQVRWYQQTLRQAGVIERVPEKRGVWRYAFKNDKKLHESWDKLCVVGFSTSLGASVFGNAYAFFSNINEQIHLCLTSPPFLLRNARNYGHGGGRGEQAYIDWLLRILEPIVKQLVPGGSVALNVTQDSFNPGRPSRSLYLERLTLALCDKLGLELMDRLNWVNRAKPPSPTHWACKQRVQLCSSYEPVLWFTNDAQKVRSNNMRVLQPHSEQHQKLQASGGENRTTFYGDGAYQLKNGAFGNKTEGTISKNTLMFGNACPDTRLCHRIARELGFPLHGATSPTRLAAFLIEFLTRPGDLVVEPFAGLHKVPVAAERLGRRWYATDKIMEWLGISRSLFTEMPGYQSSPILDDLVALYRDELREGG, from the coding sequence ATGAGCAACCTTAACAGCGATTTGATTGCGCGGATCTATGCCGCGTCAGACACCCCGTTAACGAACGAAGAGCTGTATCGCGAGGTACAACGCGAAACGGGGATGTCGGATGCAGAACTACAGAAAATGAAGGCGTTCGGCTCGGACAAAATGCGAACCAGCGGCGTCAAGCATCAGGTTCGCTGGTATCAGCAGACGCTGCGGCAGGCCGGGGTGATCGAGCGTGTCCCGGAAAAGCGGGGCGTCTGGCGCTATGCCTTCAAAAATGACAAGAAGCTGCATGAGTCCTGGGACAAACTGTGCGTCGTTGGCTTCTCAACTTCGCTCGGGGCATCGGTCTTCGGGAATGCGTACGCGTTCTTCAGCAACATCAATGAGCAAATCCATCTCTGCCTTACGTCGCCCCCGTTCCTGCTGCGTAATGCCCGAAATTACGGGCACGGCGGCGGACGCGGTGAGCAGGCGTATATTGACTGGCTGCTGCGGATTCTTGAGCCTATCGTGAAGCAGCTCGTGCCGGGGGGCAGCGTGGCGCTCAATGTGACGCAGGACAGCTTTAATCCAGGCAGGCCATCGCGCTCTCTGTATCTGGAAAGACTGACACTGGCGCTGTGCGATAAGCTGGGTCTTGAGCTGATGGACAGACTGAACTGGGTGAACCGAGCGAAACCCCCGTCGCCGACTCACTGGGCGTGTAAACAGCGTGTTCAGCTCTGTTCGTCTTACGAGCCGGTGCTGTGGTTTACTAATGACGCGCAAAAGGTTCGTTCGAACAACATGCGCGTTCTCCAGCCTCATTCAGAGCAGCATCAGAAATTGCAGGCGTCCGGCGGCGAAAACCGCACTACATTTTACGGGGATGGCGCTTACCAGCTTAAAAATGGCGCCTTCGGCAATAAGACAGAAGGGACTATCTCCAAAAATACGCTTATGTTTGGCAATGCCTGCCCGGATACGCGGCTCTGCCATCGCATCGCCCGCGAACTGGGGTTTCCGCTGCACGGTGCAACGTCACCCACTCGACTCGCCGCATTCCTGATCGAGTTCCTCACCAGGCCTGGTGATCTGGTAGTTGAGCCATTTGCCGGTCTGCACAAAGTACCGGTTGCCGCTGAGCGGCTCGGCAGACGTTGGTATGCAACGGACAAAATAATGGAATGGCTCGGGATCTCGCGCAGCCTGTTTACAGAAATGCCGGGATACCAGAGCAGCCCGATACTCGATGACCTGGTTGCCCTTTACCGTGATGAACTGCGGGAAGGGGGATGA
- a CDS encoding RES family NAD+ phosphorylase, whose product MILYRMTKTRYITTAWSGLGAKEAGGRWNSVGTALVYLSETASLTMLETLVHINAPQLLDAYTLLSIDVPDDQIQAFDLNLLPPGWASEDAPAELALYGDNWAESGSSVALRIPSALSPVEFNYLLNPAHPAIFDLMKTVQKIPYQYDTRLK is encoded by the coding sequence GTGATCCTGTATCGGATGACCAAGACCCGCTATATTACGACTGCATGGTCGGGATTAGGTGCGAAAGAAGCGGGAGGCCGCTGGAACAGTGTCGGCACAGCACTTGTCTATCTGTCCGAGACGGCCTCTCTGACCATGCTGGAGACGCTGGTGCATATCAATGCCCCGCAGCTTCTGGACGCTTACACGCTGCTGAGCATTGATGTCCCGGATGACCAGATCCAGGCCTTTGACTTGAACCTGCTGCCGCCGGGCTGGGCAAGTGAAGATGCGCCCGCAGAACTTGCCCTGTATGGCGATAACTGGGCTGAAAGTGGCTCTTCTGTTGCCCTGCGTATTCCCAGTGCATTATCTCCGGTGGAGTTTAACTACCTTTTAAATCCGGCTCATCCGGCGATTTTTGATCTGATGAAAACCGTCCAGAAAATTCCTTACCAGTACGACACACGGCTGAAATAG
- the parS gene encoding type II RES/Xre toxin-antitoxin system antitoxin translates to MKVFSPDLSKMNPHGLWQVVGLDNDGIALMDKISHGLEGKVAHSISEWANITPSELRKMSGIPNTTFNRSVKARFTADQSERLVRIIRVIERAVELFEGDKEAAQKWMNEPNRGLSWKTPADVVSSETGALEVMRLITRIEHGVYS, encoded by the coding sequence ATGAAAGTTTTTTCTCCAGATTTATCCAAAATGAACCCGCACGGCTTATGGCAGGTGGTGGGTCTGGATAATGACGGCATTGCGCTGATGGACAAAATTAGCCACGGACTGGAAGGTAAAGTCGCTCATTCCATTTCTGAATGGGCGAACATCACGCCGTCGGAACTGCGCAAAATGTCCGGCATTCCGAACACCACCTTCAATCGCAGCGTAAAAGCCCGTTTCACTGCGGATCAGAGCGAACGTCTGGTGCGTATTATTCGCGTCATTGAACGGGCTGTAGAGCTGTTCGAAGGCGACAAAGAGGCAGCACAGAAATGGATGAACGAGCCAAACCGTGGCTTGAGCTGGAAGACTCCGGCAGATGTTGTCTCTTCGGAAACCGGCGCACTCGAAGTGATGCGCCTGATCACCCGTATTGAACACGGAGTCTATTCGTGA